The Paracholeplasma brassicae genome contains a region encoding:
- a CDS encoding carbohydrate ABC transporter permease — protein MNRLDKTELIFKVLAYTVATLFAIAALYPFIYTFSSAISGRQAVESGSVVLFPVDVQWDAFNDIIRGQYAKGFWIAYSNTIFYTLYGTLFSMLISVFAGYALSKDRLIFRRQINFLIVFTMWFSAGMIPTYLNYKRLGVDGRWGIIFAFGAQAFNIVLLRNYFSGISKEIEEAAIIDGANEFQVLWKIYIPMSKAAMATVTLFYALNRWNGYFWNRILVPDVDHPLQVFLRIYLDTTVNDPDQSLFNYNYSTQSMLYAMIVMSIIPIIIIYPYLQRYFAQGVNVGGVKE, from the coding sequence ATGAACAGATTAGATAAAACAGAATTAATATTTAAAGTGCTTGCGTATACTGTAGCTACATTATTTGCAATAGCCGCACTTTATCCATTTATATACACCTTTTCATCCGCTATCTCTGGTAGACAAGCGGTTGAGTCAGGATCCGTCGTCTTATTTCCTGTTGATGTTCAATGGGATGCATTTAATGATATTATCAGAGGACAATACGCTAAAGGTTTTTGGATAGCTTATTCAAATACGATATTCTATACCTTGTATGGGACATTATTTAGTATGTTGATTTCGGTATTTGCCGGATACGCACTATCAAAAGACCGATTGATATTTAGAAGACAAATTAACTTCTTAATCGTATTTACCATGTGGTTTAGTGCTGGGATGATTCCGACCTACTTAAACTATAAACGTTTAGGTGTCGATGGCCGTTGGGGAATTATCTTTGCCTTTGGTGCACAAGCATTTAATATTGTTTTACTTCGAAACTACTTTTCGGGTATTTCTAAGGAAATCGAAGAAGCAGCAATCATTGATGGCGCAAATGAGTTTCAAGTGCTATGGAAGATTTACATCCCGATGTCAAAAGCTGCGATGGCAACTGTAACACTGTTTTACGCATTAAATCGTTGGAACGGGTATTTCTGGAATCGTATTTTAGTTCCGGATGTTGATCACCCATTACAAGTGTTTCTAAGAATCTATTTAGATACGACCGTTAATGACCCGGATCAAAGTTTGTTTAATTACAACTACTCAACTCAGTCCATGCTTTATGCGATGATTGTGATGTCTATTATACCTATCATCATCATTTACCCTTACTTGCAAAGATACTTTGCACAAGGTGTAAACGTTGGTGGGGTTAAAGAATAG
- a CDS encoding ABC transporter ATP-binding protein — MAEVKISNLNKIYPNGVQAVFDFNLDIKDGEFIVLVGPSGCGKSTTLRMIAGLEEITKGSLIIDQKEMASVAPKDRDIAMVFQNYALYAHMTVYHNMAFSLTLRKENSDIIHERVMDAATRLGLLPYLNRKPRALSGGQRQRVALGRAIVRDPKVFLLDEPLSNLDAKLRGVMRKELKELHGKLGVTMIYVTHDQIEALTLADRIVVMKDGYIQQVGTPSELFDFPHNVFVAGFLGTPPMNFFDGVVTKDGYFVIGEDKIKISDVNIMNRLKEENQLDKPIILGVRPEFIEVKRKCLDETSLGIHTTVDLFELLGAHSLLHAKFNNQAIISKIDSREEYKIGEEVILNFDINQSHFFDKNTTVRINMEVKNGK; from the coding sequence ATGGCAGAAGTAAAAATCAGTAATTTAAATAAAATTTACCCGAATGGGGTTCAAGCTGTGTTTGACTTCAATTTAGACATCAAAGATGGTGAATTCATTGTTTTAGTTGGGCCATCTGGTTGTGGTAAATCAACAACATTAAGAATGATTGCAGGACTAGAAGAAATTACAAAAGGTAGTTTAATTATCGATCAAAAAGAAATGGCAAGTGTCGCTCCAAAAGACAGAGACATTGCGATGGTCTTTCAAAATTATGCACTTTATGCACACATGACCGTTTATCATAACATGGCATTCTCTTTAACATTAAGAAAAGAAAATTCCGATATTATCCATGAAAGAGTCATGGATGCAGCAACTCGTTTAGGGTTACTACCTTATTTAAATCGTAAACCAAGAGCTTTATCAGGTGGTCAAAGACAGCGTGTCGCATTAGGACGCGCAATTGTTAGAGATCCAAAAGTATTTTTATTAGATGAACCACTTTCGAACTTAGATGCTAAGTTAAGAGGTGTCATGAGAAAAGAATTAAAAGAATTACACGGTAAATTAGGCGTTACGATGATATATGTTACCCATGACCAAATCGAAGCATTAACACTTGCGGATCGAATTGTAGTAATGAAAGACGGGTACATTCAACAAGTAGGTACCCCTTCAGAACTATTTGACTTTCCTCACAATGTGTTTGTCGCTGGATTTCTAGGAACACCGCCAATGAATTTCTTTGATGGTGTGGTGACGAAAGATGGCTATTTCGTTATTGGTGAAGATAAAATCAAAATCTCTGATGTGAATATCATGAACCGACTTAAAGAAGAAAACCAACTGGACAAACCTATCATATTAGGAGTAAGACCAGAATTTATCGAAGTCAAGCGTAAGTGTTTAGATGAAACTTCTTTAGGCATTCACACGACCGTTGATTTATTTGAATTATTGGGTGCTCATAGCTTGTTACACGCTAAATTTAACAACCAAGCAATTATTTCCAAAATTGATTCTAGAGAAGAGTATAAAATTGGTGAGGAAGTAATCCTCAATTTTGATATAAACCAATCACATTTCTTTGACAAAAATACAACTGTTCGTATCAACATGGAGGTAAAGAATGGAAAATAA
- a CDS encoding glycoside hydrolase family 28 protein produces MFKCIFKSSRSFTFELDNKDIYYSKNPFDVLVNDQVVLKEVKTNVFSIYHLEPKTTYRVSVLGESITFETDMESTSLNVKDFGAIGDGIKEDTQAIQMAIMAAPKQARVFIPEGTYLTGPIFLKSDLLLELDEKATLIYLTDRNKYPQMPSHTVFHDGTNYELGTWEGTPDNQFASMITGFNVENTKVIGRGVFDGNAQNGDWWENHRVKRGAWRPNGLYLAHSNNVGFQGITVKNTPSWNLHPYFSNNLDFIDMVIESPKESPNTDGCDPESCKDVNIIGVNFSVGDDCIALKSGKYEMGRKYKTPCENVYIRNCIMQFGHGAVVLGSEMAGGMKNIFVTQCYFNQTDRGLRIKTRRGRGKDAIIDGITFENIYMKDVLTPLVMNMYYFCDPDGKTEYVWSKETHPVDERTPYLGEFTFKDMVCENAHVSAGFFYGLPEQPIKKISLENIKFTYSNEPIADVPAMMSFLEPRIKQGLYFNHVDEVFVKNVDIQGHDGKAVELISVKHSDIQL; encoded by the coding sequence ATGTTTAAATGTATTTTTAAAAGTTCAAGAAGTTTTACATTCGAATTAGATAACAAAGATATTTACTATTCAAAAAATCCATTTGATGTCTTAGTAAATGATCAAGTCGTACTAAAAGAAGTTAAAACCAATGTGTTTTCGATTTATCATTTAGAACCAAAGACGACATATCGCGTGTCGGTTTTAGGTGAAAGTATTACATTTGAAACAGACATGGAGTCAACCTCACTAAATGTCAAAGACTTTGGCGCAATCGGTGATGGTATAAAAGAAGACACACAAGCCATTCAAATGGCGATCATGGCGGCACCAAAGCAGGCAAGAGTATTCATTCCTGAGGGCACTTATCTTACAGGCCCAATTTTCTTAAAGAGTGATTTATTACTTGAGCTTGATGAAAAAGCAACCTTGATTTATTTAACGGATCGAAACAAGTACCCTCAAATGCCATCGCATACCGTTTTTCATGACGGGACAAATTATGAGTTAGGCACGTGGGAAGGGACACCTGATAATCAATTTGCTTCAATGATTACAGGATTTAATGTTGAAAATACAAAAGTGATTGGACGAGGCGTCTTTGATGGCAATGCACAAAATGGTGACTGGTGGGAAAACCATCGTGTTAAACGTGGTGCATGGCGACCAAATGGCTTGTATCTAGCACATTCAAATAACGTTGGATTCCAAGGAATTACAGTAAAAAACACACCTTCTTGGAACCTACACCCATATTTTTCAAACAATTTAGATTTTATCGATATGGTGATTGAATCACCAAAAGAATCACCAAATACCGATGGTTGTGATCCTGAGTCGTGTAAAGATGTCAATATCATCGGTGTCAATTTTTCAGTTGGCGATGACTGTATTGCGTTAAAATCAGGTAAGTATGAGATGGGTAGAAAGTATAAAACGCCATGTGAAAATGTCTACATTAGAAACTGTATTATGCAGTTTGGTCATGGTGCGGTTGTTCTAGGCAGCGAGATGGCTGGTGGCATGAAAAATATATTTGTAACACAGTGTTACTTCAATCAAACCGACCGTGGTCTTCGTATTAAGACAAGACGTGGTAGAGGTAAAGATGCGATCATCGATGGTATTACATTTGAAAACATTTATATGAAAGATGTTTTAACACCGCTAGTGATGAATATGTATTATTTTTGTGATCCAGATGGGAAAACAGAATACGTTTGGAGTAAAGAAACACATCCAGTCGATGAACGTACACCTTACTTAGGTGAGTTTACATTTAAAGACATGGTGTGTGAAAATGCACACGTGTCCGCAGGTTTCTTTTACGGATTACCTGAACAGCCAATCAAAAAGATTTCGCTTGAAAATATCAAATTCACTTACTCTAATGAACCGATTGCGGATGTACCTGCTATGATGAGTTTCTTAGAACCTCGCATTAAGCAAGGTTTATATTTCAATCACGTGGATGAAGTTTTTGTAAAGAATGTCGATATCCAAGGTCATGATGGAAAAGCCGTTGAACTAATTAGTGTAAAACACAGCGATATTCAATTATAA
- a CDS encoding bifunctional 2-keto-4-hydroxyglutarate aldolase/2-keto-3-deoxy-6-phosphogluconate aldolase — MKNDVLKRITDVGVVAVVRATTAEEAFQIAEACIKGGLPAIELTFTVPNADQVIKKLAQTIDPKDLILGAGTVLDAKTTQIAIDAGAKYIVSPGFDLESAQLCQKLGVPYMPGCLTITEMLTAQKAGAEVVKLFPGSAFGPGYVKAVKGPLPNINIMPTGGVSLDNVEQWIKNGVVAVGVGGELTAPAKTGDFEGVTANARAFVEAVKRARS, encoded by the coding sequence ATGAAAAATGACGTACTTAAACGTATTACAGACGTTGGTGTCGTCGCTGTAGTTAGAGCAACTACCGCAGAAGAAGCATTTCAAATCGCTGAGGCATGCATTAAGGGCGGCCTACCAGCAATCGAACTTACTTTTACCGTACCAAACGCAGATCAAGTAATTAAAAAACTGGCTCAGACAATCGATCCTAAGGATTTAATTTTGGGTGCTGGTACAGTACTTGATGCAAAAACAACACAAATTGCGATCGATGCAGGTGCTAAATACATTGTAAGCCCTGGTTTCGATTTAGAAAGTGCACAACTTTGTCAAAAATTAGGTGTGCCATACATGCCAGGCTGTTTGACAATAACAGAAATGTTAACGGCTCAAAAAGCAGGGGCAGAAGTCGTTAAATTATTTCCAGGTAGTGCATTTGGCCCTGGGTATGTGAAAGCAGTTAAAGGACCATTACCTAACATTAACATCATGCCAACGGGCGGCGTTAGCTTAGATAACGTTGAACAATGGATAAAAAATGGTGTGGTTGCAGTTGGTGTTGGCGGTGAATTAACTGCACCAGCTAAAACGGGTGATTTTGAAGGCGTCACTGCTAATGCAAGAGCATTTGTTGAGGCGGTTAAGCGCGCGAGAAGCTAA
- a CDS encoding sugar kinase has translation MINKTKILTFGEIMLRLTSPEYNTIEEAHHFIANYGGGEANVAVSLSRFGHDTYFISRLPNNQLGDSAIKHLKGNGVNTSFVDRGGSNIGIYFLESGFGGRPSKVIYNRKYAAITSIHIEKFDLKEIFQDAKWFHFSGINLALGQQVVDVLLQFLEACKQYGVTVSFDCNYRKTLWQEIDPKPFYKKVMPYVDVCFTSPFDAINLFGITSSETIKEKIDTDLLTKLMDTYQIKYLFGTKRTIYTATDNALGAYVMTLKETHEVSPIRFNIYDRIGGGDAFAAGIIHGLLNKEEDLEFVLKFGLATSVLKHTIWGDSLNLYEKDVLNYMQNESGKVIR, from the coding sequence ATGATTAACAAAACAAAGATATTAACTTTTGGTGAGATTATGCTAAGGCTAACCTCACCTGAGTATAATACCATTGAAGAAGCACATCATTTTATCGCAAACTACGGTGGCGGAGAGGCAAATGTTGCAGTCAGTTTATCACGTTTTGGGCACGATACTTACTTTATTTCACGATTACCTAATAATCAACTTGGTGATAGTGCCATTAAGCATCTAAAAGGCAATGGGGTAAACACATCGTTTGTTGATCGTGGTGGAAGTAATATTGGCATCTATTTTCTTGAAAGTGGCTTTGGTGGAAGACCATCCAAAGTGATCTATAACAGAAAATACGCCGCAATTACATCGATACATATTGAAAAATTTGATCTAAAAGAAATCTTTCAAGATGCAAAGTGGTTTCACTTTTCAGGTATAAATTTGGCTTTAGGTCAACAAGTTGTTGATGTACTTCTACAATTTCTAGAGGCTTGCAAACAATATGGTGTCACGGTCAGTTTTGATTGTAACTACAGAAAGACATTGTGGCAAGAGATTGATCCAAAACCATTTTATAAGAAAGTGATGCCATACGTTGATGTCTGTTTTACATCACCATTTGACGCAATTAATCTTTTTGGTATCACTTCAAGTGAAACGATAAAAGAAAAAATTGACACCGATTTGTTAACAAAATTGATGGATACCTATCAAATCAAGTATTTGTTTGGGACAAAAAGAACGATTTATACAGCGACCGATAATGCGCTTGGTGCCTACGTTATGACACTAAAAGAAACCCACGAGGTAAGCCCAATAAGGTTTAACATCTATGACCGTATTGGTGGTGGGGATGCATTTGCTGCAGGGATCATTCACGGTCTATTAAATAAAGAAGAGGATTTAGAGTTTGTCTTAAAATTTGGACTCGCAACCTCCGTATTAAAACATACCATTTGGGGAGACTCTTTAAATCTATACGAAAAAGATGTCCTTAATTACATGCAAAACGAAAGCGGGAAAGTCATCAGATGA
- a CDS encoding YhcH/YjgK/YiaL family protein encodes MIVDHISNLDKYVSLSKEIQTVVDYIKQTNLITIEPGKYDVVTNRVKLLRENYVARPQEECFFESHQLFGDIQLVLKGEEYFGYMPKDTTSFRVTHEYDQDKDVLKGQATSDFTRVLLTEGMFALVLKDELHMPKLENKPNTEVIKAVFKIKLSEGK; translated from the coding sequence ATGATTGTCGATCATATTAGTAATTTAGATAAATACGTCAGTTTGTCAAAAGAAATTCAAACCGTTGTTGATTATATAAAACAAACGAATTTGATTACGATTGAACCGGGTAAATATGACGTGGTTACAAATAGAGTTAAGTTGTTACGCGAGAATTATGTCGCTAGACCACAAGAGGAGTGCTTTTTTGAATCTCATCAACTATTTGGTGATATTCAACTAGTCTTAAAAGGTGAAGAATATTTTGGTTACATGCCAAAAGACACAACGTCTTTTAGGGTAACACATGAATATGATCAAGATAAAGACGTGTTAAAAGGTCAAGCAACCAGTGATTTCACAAGAGTATTGCTAACCGAAGGGATGTTTGCACTTGTTTTAAAAGACGAGTTACACATGCCTAAATTAGAAAATAAACCTAATACTGAAGTTATCAAAGCAGTATTTAAAATAAAGTTATCGGAGGGTAAATAG
- a CDS encoding sugar kinase yields the protein MSKVVTLGEIMLRLSPSDKNRFVQADSFDVVYGGGEANVAVSLANYGHNAYFVSKLPKHEIGQSAVNSLRKFGVNTEFIVRGGERVGIYYLEHGASMRPSKVIYDRADSAIALAKADEFDWDAIFQDAKWFHFSGITPAISKQGAEITKQACIAAKKHGVTVSVDLNYRKKLWTPEQAQAVMKDLMQYVDVCIGNEEDAELTLGFKPGGDVTKGELDHKGYERIFEQMQKEFGFKYVVTTLRESHSASDNGWSALIYNGNEFYYSKKYEIRIVDRVGGGDSFSAGLIHGLLTKPTQGEALEFAVAASALKHTIFGDYNLVDEKEVETLAKGDGSGRVQR from the coding sequence ATGAGTAAAGTTGTTACTTTAGGAGAAATCATGTTAAGATTATCTCCATCAGATAAAAATCGTTTTGTTCAAGCGGATAGTTTTGATGTGGTTTACGGTGGCGGTGAAGCCAACGTTGCGGTATCATTAGCTAATTATGGACACAACGCATATTTTGTTTCAAAACTACCAAAACATGAAATTGGTCAAAGTGCAGTAAATTCACTTAGAAAATTTGGTGTAAATACAGAATTTATCGTTAGGGGCGGTGAACGTGTTGGTATTTATTATTTAGAACATGGTGCATCAATGAGACCTTCAAAAGTGATTTATGATAGAGCCGATTCTGCTATTGCACTTGCAAAAGCAGATGAATTCGATTGGGACGCTATTTTTCAAGATGCAAAATGGTTCCATTTTTCAGGAATCACCCCTGCAATTTCAAAACAAGGGGCTGAAATAACTAAGCAAGCATGTATCGCTGCTAAGAAACATGGTGTGACAGTCTCAGTTGATTTGAATTATCGTAAGAAATTATGGACACCTGAACAAGCTCAAGCAGTAATGAAGGATTTAATGCAATACGTTGACGTATGCATTGGAAATGAAGAAGATGCTGAGCTAACCTTAGGATTTAAGCCAGGTGGCGATGTAACCAAAGGTGAACTAGATCACAAAGGTTACGAACGTATTTTCGAACAAATGCAAAAAGAATTTGGTTTTAAATACGTAGTGACAACACTTAGAGAATCACATTCAGCAAGTGATAACGGCTGGAGTGCGTTAATTTATAACGGTAATGAATTTTATTATTCAAAAAAATATGAAATCCGTATCGTTGATCGTGTCGGTGGTGGGGATTCATTCTCAGCAGGCTTGATTCACGGGTTATTAACAAAACCAACACAAGGTGAAGCACTTGAATTTGCAGTTGCTGCAAGTGCATTAAAACATACAATCTTTGGAGATTATAATTTAGTTGACGAAAAAGAAGTTGAAACGCTAGCCAAAGGAGACGGTTCTGGCCGCGTTCAACGTTAA
- a CDS encoding IclR family transcriptional regulator: MKDNRSVNRILSILELISKHPDGLTLGEIYRTLDMPKATAYDFLQTLYKADAIYYKDPFRKTYVIGSKMYAIGSVYTKNSNFITTSAPLLKEFSDEHGCNSFVTKRIGNDKIVFVHTYQSPNSQIVSPMDVGTVYNSFLDTHIGRCYAAFDKKIQPSIKLNEEEVTEILNQGYVMELSGDLNHVVNIAIPIYNFENRCCGVVSYAALHTSAEDTNKLAKHFLEVGDLISRRLGYLGEYCDY; encoded by the coding sequence ATGAAAGACAATCGTTCGGTTAATCGCATTTTATCCATTTTAGAACTAATATCAAAACACCCTGATGGGCTTACCTTGGGGGAAATCTATCGTACACTTGATATGCCAAAAGCAACGGCGTATGATTTTTTACAAACGCTTTATAAGGCAGATGCCATCTATTATAAAGATCCGTTTAGAAAAACGTATGTTATTGGCTCAAAAATGTATGCGATTGGCTCTGTCTATACAAAGAATTCAAACTTCATTACAACATCTGCACCATTGTTAAAAGAGTTTTCAGATGAACATGGCTGCAATTCATTTGTGACGAAGCGTATTGGTAATGACAAGATTGTTTTTGTACACACTTATCAGTCACCAAATAGCCAAATCGTTTCACCAATGGACGTTGGAACCGTTTATAACAGTTTCTTAGACACTCACATTGGTAGATGCTATGCGGCATTTGATAAAAAGATACAACCAAGTATTAAACTAAATGAAGAAGAGGTTACCGAAATACTAAATCAAGGCTATGTAATGGAATTATCAGGTGACTTAAATCACGTTGTTAACATAGCCATACCGATTTATAACTTTGAAAACAGATGCTGTGGCGTTGTTTCTTATGCCGCATTACATACATCAGCAGAAGATACAAACAAACTGGCGAAACACTTTTTAGAAGTTGGTGATTTGATTTCAAGACGTTTGGGTTATTTAGGTGAATACTGTGACTATTAA
- a CDS encoding sugar phosphate isomerase/epimerase family protein, with the protein MTIKIGVRGHDMGKNTPEGLYNDLVSYGFDGIQLVLNKALIDNPQLEENTLKKVAEGFKSDKKIMLLGSYFNPIHSDKQKVAEGLERFSTQLKYAHLFDCEFVASETGSFNDDQWTYHPNNHKKETIDYVTSVFKSLVTIAEQYNKTVLIEAAYGHVAYSPSVLNDMIRTINSSNVGAIIDVYNLLNISNYHQHVDLLKEALLLMKDKIKVFHLKDFIVENDKLVQVGLGKGLMKYHEILPLMVKSNPDAYYVFEGVKKEDLQSSLAFIRSILKN; encoded by the coding sequence GTGACTATTAAGATCGGTGTAAGAGGACATGATATGGGGAAAAATACCCCAGAAGGTCTATATAATGATCTCGTTAGTTATGGTTTTGATGGCATTCAATTGGTATTAAATAAAGCACTAATTGATAACCCACAACTCGAAGAAAATACGTTAAAAAAAGTGGCTGAAGGCTTTAAAAGCGATAAAAAAATAATGTTATTGGGCAGTTATTTTAACCCAATTCACTCAGATAAGCAAAAAGTGGCTGAAGGCTTAGAACGTTTTTCAACCCAATTAAAATACGCGCATTTGTTTGATTGTGAATTTGTTGCAAGTGAAACGGGCTCTTTTAACGATGATCAGTGGACTTATCATCCAAACAACCATAAAAAAGAAACCATTGATTACGTAACCTCAGTGTTTAAATCCTTGGTAACTATAGCAGAACAATACAATAAGACTGTTTTGATTGAAGCCGCTTATGGTCATGTAGCCTATAGTCCTAGCGTGCTTAATGACATGATTAGAACCATTAATTCTTCAAATGTAGGCGCAATCATTGATGTCTACAATTTATTAAATATTTCAAATTATCACCAACATGTTGACTTACTTAAAGAAGCACTGTTGTTGATGAAAGATAAAATTAAAGTGTTCCACTTAAAAGATTTTATCGTAGAAAATGACAAATTAGTCCAAGTAGGGTTAGGTAAAGGCCTCATGAAGTATCATGAAATATTACCACTAATGGTTAAATCCAACCCAGATGCTTACTATGTCTTTGAAGGGGTAAAAAAAGAAGACCTACAAAGTAGCTTGGCGTTTATACGAAGCATCCTAAAAAATTAA
- the kduI gene encoding 5-dehydro-4-deoxy-D-glucuronate isomerase, with translation MKIDVRYANHPEDSKYYDTEELREKYLIEEVFSKDDILLTYSHQDRIIAGGILPVDKELLLGAPKELASTYFLERRELGAINVGGPGYILIDGVRQEMAEKDGIYLGKGVKEVVFGSVDPKNPAKFYMNSAPAHTTYPNKHIPFSITNPRAVGDEKQMNKRVIYQYLNPAVLTTCQLQMGMTVLAEGSSWNTMPCHTHERRMEVYFYFNFDENQRVFHFMGQPQETRHIVMAPEQAVISPSWSIHTGVGTINYTFIWGMCGENQAYDDMDFVLTKDLK, from the coding sequence ATGAAAATCGATGTACGTTATGCGAATCATCCAGAAGATTCAAAGTATTATGACACAGAGGAGTTAAGAGAAAAATACCTAATTGAAGAGGTATTTAGTAAAGATGATATCTTACTGACTTACTCACACCAAGATCGTATTATTGCCGGTGGTATTCTACCAGTCGATAAAGAGTTATTATTAGGCGCACCAAAAGAATTGGCATCCACTTATTTCTTAGAAAGAAGAGAATTAGGTGCAATTAACGTTGGTGGTCCAGGTTATATCCTAATTGATGGTGTTAGACAAGAAATGGCTGAAAAAGACGGTATTTACTTGGGTAAGGGTGTAAAAGAAGTTGTTTTTGGATCAGTTGACCCTAAAAATCCAGCTAAATTTTACATGAACAGTGCACCAGCACATACCACTTATCCAAACAAACATATCCCATTTTCAATCACTAATCCTAGAGCTGTTGGTGATGAAAAACAAATGAATAAGCGTGTCATCTATCAATATCTAAATCCGGCGGTTCTAACCACTTGTCAACTACAAATGGGAATGACTGTATTGGCCGAAGGCTCTTCATGGAATACGATGCCATGTCACACGCATGAACGACGTATGGAAGTGTATTTCTACTTCAATTTTGATGAAAATCAACGTGTTTTCCATTTTATGGGACAACCACAAGAAACCAGACATATCGTCATGGCACCGGAACAAGCGGTAATTTCACCTAGCTGGAGTATTCATACGGGTGTGGGGACAATCAATTATACATTTATTTGGGGTATGTGTGGTGAAAACCAAGCATACGACGATATGGACTTTGTATTAACTAAAGACTTAAAATAA
- the kduD gene encoding 2-dehydro-3-deoxy-D-gluconate 5-dehydrogenase KduD: MSILDKFSLKGKVAIVTGASTGLGQGMCYGLAEAGADVVGVDYVAMPETKATVEAMGKKFHGIQMDLIKASKDDLVNLVKEAVTVFGHVDILVNNAGIIKREDALEFSEKNWDDVMNINSRTVFFLSQAAANQFVAQKTGGKIISVASMLSYQGGIRVPSYTASKSAVKGITMAMANEWAKYNINVNAIAPGYMATNNTQQLRDDENRAGQILERIPAARWGLPSDMMGTIVFLASEASSYINGFTIAVDGGWLAR, from the coding sequence ATGAGTATATTAGATAAATTTAGCTTAAAAGGAAAAGTAGCCATTGTCACAGGTGCCTCTACAGGCCTAGGACAAGGGATGTGTTATGGACTAGCTGAAGCAGGTGCGGATGTTGTCGGTGTTGATTATGTTGCAATGCCAGAAACTAAAGCAACCGTTGAAGCAATGGGTAAAAAATTCCATGGCATTCAAATGGATTTAATTAAAGCATCAAAAGACGATTTAGTAAACTTAGTAAAAGAAGCAGTGACTGTATTTGGTCATGTGGACATTTTAGTAAATAACGCTGGTATCATCAAAAGAGAAGATGCATTAGAGTTTTCTGAAAAAAATTGGGACGATGTTATGAACATCAACTCAAGAACTGTCTTTTTCTTATCACAGGCAGCAGCAAATCAATTTGTAGCTCAAAAAACTGGCGGTAAAATCATTAGTGTGGCTTCAATGTTATCTTACCAAGGTGGCATTAGAGTACCTTCATACACAGCCTCAAAATCCGCTGTTAAGGGGATTACGATGGCAATGGCAAACGAATGGGCGAAATACAACATCAACGTCAATGCGATTGCACCAGGTTATATGGCAACGAATAACACACAACAATTAAGAGACGATGAAAACAGAGCAGGTCAAATCTTAGAACGTATTCCTGCTGCTCGTTGGGGACTACCTTCGGACATGATGGGAACCATTGTTTTCTTAGCAAGTGAAGCATCTAGCTACATCAACGGATTTACAATTGCAGTTGATGGTGGATGGTTAGCAAGATAA
- a CDS encoding type III pantothenate kinase — protein sequence MDLLFDVGNTEVKISIASNSKILKKYRLITDSKLSSDAYYFQMKPFIEEYSFDRVAISSVVPSITKALKEISSQYLNIVPLIVGPGIKTGVNVKTDYPKEVGADLICASAGINTKERPALIVDLGTATKYIYVENNTIKGVVISPGVMISMKALVQNTALLPQIDIEVPSKVLGTNTITCMQSGVTYGVAAQVDGLIRRIKKEVNKDFDVILTGGLSVIITPLLEEKVVQNDHLVLTGLLNILDRNFIK from the coding sequence ATGGATTTATTATTTGATGTTGGCAACACTGAGGTAAAAATTAGTATTGCATCAAACTCAAAGATACTTAAGAAGTACCGCTTAATCACAGACAGTAAGCTATCAAGTGATGCCTACTATTTTCAAATGAAACCTTTTATCGAAGAGTATTCATTTGATCGTGTCGCGATTTCAAGTGTCGTCCCATCGATTACTAAAGCGCTTAAGGAAATATCATCACAATATCTTAATATCGTGCCTTTAATTGTTGGTCCTGGCATCAAAACTGGCGTCAATGTAAAGACCGATTACCCAAAAGAAGTTGGTGCGGATTTGATTTGTGCTTCTGCAGGCATTAATACGAAAGAAAGACCTGCATTAATCGTTGACTTAGGAACCGCAACCAAATACATTTACGTTGAAAACAATACGATTAAAGGGGTTGTCATTAGTCCGGGTGTCATGATTTCGATGAAAGCACTCGTCCAAAATACCGCATTACTTCCTCAAATTGATATCGAAGTCCCTTCTAAAGTGTTAGGTACAAATACGATAACTTGCATGCAATCAGGCGTAACCTATGGTGTTGCCGCACAAGTTGATGGTTTAATTAGACGCATCAAAAAAGAAGTGAATAAAGACTTTGATGTTATTTTAACGGGTGGTTTATCAGTGATAATTACGCCACTTTTGGAAGAAAAAGTGGTTCAAAACGATCATTTGGTACTGACTGGTTTACTTAATATCTTAGATCGAAATTTCATCAAATAG